From the Planktothricoides raciborskii GIHE-MW2 genome, the window TGAATCTTATCTGGTGGATATTTTAGCCAAAGAAAAAACCACAACCGATGAACTCCTCAAGCGTTTACTCTATCAGCATTGGCTGAGTTTACAACCTCGCAAAACCCTAGTAGAAAGACGAGGAGGTCATCCGCAGCATTTGCTCGAAGATGCCCCGGCTGATTTATCCTTACGAGAAAATCGTAAACGAGTTGTAGCCGAGTATATTGCTAAACGCCATCAAGAGATGAAAGAAAGAAACGAAAAATCATGACTTACCATCCCCTGATAATTGTTGACAGTAGTATTTTAGTAGCTTATTACAGTGTTAGAGATCATTATCATCAACAAGTTAGAACTTTTTTTGAACAATGTAGCAGTGAACTTATCACTACACTAGCCTGTGTCACTGAGGTCATGTATCTTCTGAGTCATAATTGGCGCACTCAAAATGAATTTCTTTCTGATTTAGCCATTGAACTTTATAAAGTGGTTCCAGTTTCACCGGAAGATTTTAAGCGAATAGCTGAATTAAATGAGAGATATGCTGATTTACCAGGAGATTTTGCCGATTTGTCTTTGGTGGCAATTTCTGAAAGATTAAACATTACCGCTATTGTGACATTGGATAGTGATTTTGATATTTATCGTCGCTATCGAAGTCAACCATTTGACAGAATTTTACTTCCATAAAAAAACGGGAACTAATTCTCTCAAATATACTCAATATAAGAGATCGCACTTGCTAAAAATTAATCCGGGATTAAAGCGAGATTCGCTTTAGCGATACGATGAAGCGGAATCGCGAATAGTCCCGGAGGGTATCACTCACACAAAATAAAGGCGCAACCGGGGTTACGCCTTAAGGATAAAAAATCCGTTAATTCACTCGATCGCCTTAGACTTTTTCTAACATCAACTTAGAACGTTTCAGGGCATCGGGGACACCAATTGGATAATCTCCAGTAAAGCAAGCAGAACAGAAATGATTGGTATTTTCTCCCGTGGCTTCTAGCATTCCTTCCCAACTTAGGTAAGCCAAAGAATCTACCCCAATTTGTTCTTTAATTTGTGCCACAGATTTCGTGGCAGCAATCAATTGGTCTTGGTTGTCCGTGTCGATACCATAGAAGCAAGGGTGAGTCACGGGTGGGGAGGAAATCCGCATATGCACCTCCGTTGCCCCCGCATCTCGCAGGGCTTTGACAATTTTTCGGCTGGTCGTGCCCCGCACAATGGAATCATCGACCATCACTACCCGTTTGCCCGTCAACACATCTTTCAAGGGGTTAAGCTTCATCCGAATTCCCGACTCGCGCATCGATTGAGTGGGCTGGATGAAGGTACGACCCACATAGCGATTTTTAATCAGTCCTTCGGCGTAAGGAATATCCGATTCTTGGGAAAAGCCGATCGCCGCCGGAATGCCAGAGTCAGGAACGCCGATGATAATATCCACATCTGCCGGGGCTTCGCGGGCAAGTTGGCGACCCAGACGCAAGCGATAGCTGTACAAGGTTTCGTCGTGAACCAAGCTATCGGGACGGGCAAAGTAAATCATTTCAAAGATGCAGAGTTTTCGCTCCGGTTTTGCCCAATGATAGGAAGATAGACCTGCTTCGGTAATCCAAACTAATTCCCCAGGTTCCACATCTCTGAGATATTCCGCGCCGATAATGTCCAAAGCGCAGGTTTCCGAAGCGAGGACGTAACGCTGCGGTTGGCTGGGGATGATGCCAATCACCAGGGGTCGAATCCCGTGGGGGTCACGAGTTCCCATGATGCCTTCCGGGGTGCCAATGGTGAGACTGAAGGCGCCGATGCATTGCTGGAAAGCCGCGATCGCCCCTGACAACCAGTCTTTACCACTATTCACTTCTTCAGCGATCGCATGAACGATCATCTCTGAATCAGTGGTGGTGACTAGATTACAATCTTTTTCCAGCAACTTTTCTCTCAGTTGACTGGTATTCACCAAGTTGCCGTTATGGGCTAAAGCAACCGGGCCTAAGCGGGTTTCCAAGACCGCAGGTTGGGCATTGACCACATGACTCGATCCGGTGGTCGAGTAGCGATTATGACCAATGGCAATATTGCCCTTTAGCTGTTGCAGGATGGTTTCATTGAAGACTTGGGAGACTAATCCCATTTCTTTATGAACGTGAATTTGCCCATCGTCAAAAATCGCGATACCTGCGGATTCTTGACCGCGATGTTGTAAAGCAAAAAGGCCAAAGTAGGTGAGTTTGGCCACATCTTCACCGGGAGCATAGATGCCAAAAACGCCACAAGCCTCTTCGGGCTTATCTGGGCGTTCGATTTCGTCTAAATTTTCCTGATTTTCCTGAGAAAGAGATTTCTCAGGAGGCTGTTCAGCCTCATTCACCTGGTAAGAAACGGAAGAGTTGGGAATCATGGATAGAAATGTGCCTTGGTTTGGGGTCGTTAGTTATCGTTAGTTAAAAGATTTTGGATCGATGCTGCATTTCAGGTTAGAAACGCTGTTGCTTCAATTAACCGGGTTTCTCGGATACAGTTAACTAATCTTAATACTTTCTTAACATTTATGAAACTTGGGGCCGAGAAACCGGGTTTCTGGGAGTGAATATCAGAGTTAACTGTGGGATGCAACCAAGAAACCCGGTTTCTGGGGGTTCTGCAACCAAGAAACCCTGCAACAAAGAAACCCGGTTTCTGGGAGTGAATATCAGAGTTAACGGTGAGATCCAACCAAGAAACCCGGTTTCTGGGGTTCTGCAACCAAGAAACCCGGTTTCTGGGGTTAGATTAATGCATCCGCCTTTCGATCGCCTGATACCAGCGATCGCTCATCTCCTTAATACTTACCGCGATTAAGGGCTGGTTAACATCCGTGAAAATTCGTAAATCTCCACCAACCGCCCCTACAGTGCCTAATTTTTGCCAGTTATTCGCCAATTTTTCTGTCAAATAGGATTCCCAAGCAGAAATATGTGCCGCATCCACAGATACGATAATGCGTCCACCACCTTCGGCAAATAACAATTCATCCCAACGTTTAGGACTGTTGGCCACAGTAAAAGGCAGATGAATTTCCGCGCCCAAGTTGCCGCTGATGCAAGATTCAGCCAGGGCTACGGCAAAGCCGCCCTCCGCGCTATCATGGGCCGATCGCACCCAACCCTCGCGAATACCCGTCCGACAAGCGGTTTGCACGCGGCGTTCTAGGTCAAAATCCACCTTGGGCGTTTTCCCGGCAACCACCCCATGAATGGCGGCGAGATATTCTGAAGCCCCCAGAGTGAGGCGAACGCTTGTCGGGTGGTCTAAAGCTAATCCCAGCAGATAAATCACATCCCCAGAGTGTTGAAAACCTTGGCCACAAATTTGCTGCAAATCGCGGATTAATCCCACCATCCCAATTACCGGAGTCGGATAAATTGGCGTCGGATTGCCTTGTGAATCCAGGGTTTCGTTATACAGCGAAACATTTCCCCCGGTCACAGGGGTGCCGAATTCCTCACAAGCTTCGGCAATACCGCGACAAGCGGAAGCTAATTGCCAATAGCCGATGGGTTTTTCGGGACTACCAAAATTCAAGTTATCCGTAATCGCCAAAGGTTCAGCCCCGACACAGCTTAAATTCCGGGCAGCTTCCGCCATCACCGCTTTTGCCCCTTCGTAGGGGTCGAGATAGACATAACGGGGATTGCAATCTACCACACCCGCTACAGCCCGATTAAACTGTCCAGATGTTTCCAGTTGCGGACGCAAGCGCACCACCCCCGCATCAGCCCCTCCGGGCAGCAACACGGTGTTATTTTGCACTTGATGGTCATACTGCCGATATACCCAATGTTTAGAAGCGATGCTGGGAGTATCGAGGAGTTGCAAGAGGATATCTTGCCAAGAATGCTGCTTGCCGTTGAGTTCTATCCCTTCACGGGTACAACTGGGTAAATCATTCACAGACCATTCCCAAGCTTTTTGGGCATATTCTGGCGGTTCGCTGAGAAGTTGGCGATCGTAAATCGGCGTATCATCGGCCAAAGCACTGGCGGGAATTTCTGCCGCTACACCGCCTCGGAATAAAATCCGCACGATCGGTTCTTCTAGGACAGTTCCGGCAACCACCGCATGAAGTCCCCAACGGTGGAAAATATCAATTAATTCCTGTTCCCGTCCTTTCTGGGCAACCATCAGCATCCGTTCTTGGGACTCGGACAGCAGATATTCATACGGAATCATCCCCGCTTCCCGTACTGGAATTTTATCTAAATCCAGTTCAATGCCCAAACCACCTTTGGCCGCCATTTCTGAGGTGGAACAAGTAATCCCGGCTGCCCCCATATCTTGGGCGGCAACTACTGCACCAGTTTTAAAGGCTTCCAGGCAAGCTTCAATCAGGGATTTTTCCAGGAAAGGGTCGCCTACTTGGACTGCGGGGCGATCGTCCATTGATTTATCGCTCAATTCCACACTGGCAAATGCCGCGCCCCCCATACCATCCCGTCCGGTGGTGGAACCCACATAGAGCACGGGGTTGCCCACTCCAGAGGCACCGGCTTTGACAATTTCCGGGGTTTCCATGATGCCCAAAGCCATGACATTGACCAAGGGGTTGCCAGTGTAAGCGGGGTCAAAGTAAACATCACCGCCCACGGTGGGTACGCCAACCGAGTTCCCGTAATGTGAGATCCCATCAACGACCCCCGCAAATAAGCGCCGAGTCCGGGCATCATCGAGGGAACCAAAGCGCAGGGCATTGAAAAGGGCGATCGGTCGAGCACCCATTGTAAAGATGTCCCGCAGAATACCGCCAACCCCAGTGGCAGCCCCTTGGAAGGGTTCGATCGCACTTGGGTGATTATGGGACTCAATTTTAAACGCCAGTCGTAAACCGTCGCCCAGGTCTACCACTCCGGCATTTTCCCCCGGCCCAACTAAAATTCTCGGACCTTGAGTGGGAAATTGGCTCAGGAGGGGTTTGGAGTTCTTGTAGCAGCAGTGTTCCGACCACATGACGCCAAACATCCCCAGTTCGGCTTTGTTGGGGTGGCGTCTGAGACGCTTACAGATTTCTTCATATTCCGCAGGAGTAATACCTTCGGAGGCGATTTCTTCGGGGGAAAAGGGAGATTCGGAGATTGCAGACATGAGGAGGCAATTGCACCGTTATTACAGCAGACTTATTTTATCTGGATTTTCGGGATTAACCGGGAATTCTATATTTTTTTGTCATAATTTGCCTAAATTTGCCCTGGAAAGATGTTTTTCCCTCTGCCGCGTCCCCCGAAAGCTCCTCTGCTGGCGATCGCATTCGGGCAAAATGTTCTCACAAATGTTCTCACAATAGACTTAGAGCGGGGTTGAGTTGGCAAAATACCACTGTAGTCAACTCCAACGCCGATGTACTAGCGGTGGCAGCAAAAAAGTGGCATATATATATGGTAGCTTTTGATGAATCAAGGCTGATGCCTATATCATGTTCTTTCCTTCTGTTTGTTGTGGAGGGAATAGATTTTATAGCCTTTTGTTCGTTTTCTTTCTCACTAGACACTTGATGGCTGTCGTTGATATTTTTCACTCAATGCCTCAAAATTTTGTCTAATTTGTCTAATCTAACGCTTACATAAACTTAAGATGAAATACAACCAATTATGTGATAGCGATATACGAGTTTCTGAGATTTGCCTAGGAACAATGACTTATGGATATCAGAACACCAAAGAAGAGGCTCACCAACTCTTAGATTATGCGGTTTCTCAAGGGGTTAACTTTATTGACACCTCCGAAACATATCCTTTTCCCAATCCAACAAAAACCCAGGGCATGACCGAGGAATATATTGGCAATTGGTTAATTAACCAGCCACGAGACAAGTTAATAATTGCCACTAAAATTGCCGGTGTTAGTCCTCAACTAACTTGGATTAGAAACGGGAAAAATCGGATTGATAAAGCCAATGTCACCGAAGCGATCGAAGGCAGTCTGAAACGTTTAAAAACCGATTATATTGACCTATACCAAATTCATTGGCCTGATCGCTATGTTCCTCTTTTCGGTCAGCCTGACTATGATCCTCAATGGGAAAGGGAAACTATACCCATTGCTGAACAATTAGAAGTTTTTGCCACTCTGATTAAAGCGGGTAAAATTCGTTATTTAGGAGTTAGTAACGAAACCGCTTGGGGAGTTTGTGAATTTTGTCATATCGCCAAACAATTGAATTTACCTAAAATTGTGTCTATTCAAAATGGCTTTAGTCTTTTGAACCGTCTATTTCATGTCAATTTAGCCGAAGCCTGTCGGTTAAATCATGTTGGATTATTAGCATATAACCCTTTAGCTTTTGGATTTTTAACAGGCAAATATTTAACGGATATTCCCCAAAAATCTCGATTAGACCTATTTAAAGAAATCTATTCCCATTACGATCAAAAATCTATAATGGAAGCTACCAAACTTTATGTCAATTTAGCCCATGAAAACGGGATGACACCCGCCCAATTAGCCTTAGCTTATGTGAGAAGTCGTTGGTTTGTTACTAGCACGATTGTTGGAGCTACCAAAATTGAACAACTGCAAGAAAATCTGGAGAGTGTTAACATTGAATTAGATGAGATTATTTTGGCTAATATCGATCAAATTCATCGTGCTTACCCGAATCCAGCGGCCTAGAGACTTTTGATAAATAAAACCTGAAGACGTTCAGGTGAGCCGGATCGGAGAGTTATTTGAAGTCACTATATCTCTGAAACCTTTGTCCTATTTGGTTTTTTAATGATCGATCGCTCTTATTGGTGATTTTTTTAATTAATCATTTTGCGTTGAATCGAAGCAACTGACAAAATTCTGTTATAATGGTGGAGAATATTTTGGGTAAAATTTTATGAGTGATTTAACTAATAAAGAAATAGTGGCGGGCTTTTTTGAAATATATAACAATAAAGATTACCAAGGGATGTATAGTTATTTTGTGCCTAACTATTACGATCATAGTTTACCCCAAGTTAGAAGTATTGA encodes:
- a CDS encoding PIN domain-containing protein — protein: MTYHPLIIVDSSILVAYYSVRDHYHQQVRTFFEQCSSELITTLACVTEVMYLLSHNWRTQNEFLSDLAIELYKVVPVSPEDFKRIAELNERYADLPGDFADLSLVAISERLNITAIVTLDSDFDIYRRYRSQPFDRILLP
- the purL gene encoding phosphoribosylformylglycinamidine synthase subunit PurL, with protein sequence MSAISESPFSPEEIASEGITPAEYEEICKRLRRHPNKAELGMFGVMWSEHCCYKNSKPLLSQFPTQGPRILVGPGENAGVVDLGDGLRLAFKIESHNHPSAIEPFQGAATGVGGILRDIFTMGARPIALFNALRFGSLDDARTRRLFAGVVDGISHYGNSVGVPTVGGDVYFDPAYTGNPLVNVMALGIMETPEIVKAGASGVGNPVLYVGSTTGRDGMGGAAFASVELSDKSMDDRPAVQVGDPFLEKSLIEACLEAFKTGAVVAAQDMGAAGITCSTSEMAAKGGLGIELDLDKIPVREAGMIPYEYLLSESQERMLMVAQKGREQELIDIFHRWGLHAVVAGTVLEEPIVRILFRGGVAAEIPASALADDTPIYDRQLLSEPPEYAQKAWEWSVNDLPSCTREGIELNGKQHSWQDILLQLLDTPSIASKHWVYRQYDHQVQNNTVLLPGGADAGVVRLRPQLETSGQFNRAVAGVVDCNPRYVYLDPYEGAKAVMAEAARNLSCVGAEPLAITDNLNFGSPEKPIGYWQLASACRGIAEACEEFGTPVTGGNVSLYNETLDSQGNPTPIYPTPVIGMVGLIRDLQQICGQGFQHSGDVIYLLGLALDHPTSVRLTLGASEYLAAIHGVVAGKTPKVDFDLERRVQTACRTGIREGWVRSAHDSAEGGFAVALAESCISGNLGAEIHLPFTVANSPKRWDELLFAEGGGRIIVSVDAAHISAWESYLTEKLANNWQKLGTVGAVGGDLRIFTDVNQPLIAVSIKEMSDRWYQAIERRMH
- the purF gene encoding amidophosphoribosyltransferase; translation: MIPNSSVSYQVNEAEQPPEKSLSQENQENLDEIERPDKPEEACGVFGIYAPGEDVAKLTYFGLFALQHRGQESAGIAIFDDGQIHVHKEMGLVSQVFNETILQQLKGNIAIGHNRYSTTGSSHVVNAQPAVLETRLGPVALAHNGNLVNTSQLREKLLEKDCNLVTTTDSEMIVHAIAEEVNSGKDWLSGAIAAFQQCIGAFSLTIGTPEGIMGTRDPHGIRPLVIGIIPSQPQRYVLASETCALDIIGAEYLRDVEPGELVWITEAGLSSYHWAKPERKLCIFEMIYFARPDSLVHDETLYSYRLRLGRQLAREAPADVDIIIGVPDSGIPAAIGFSQESDIPYAEGLIKNRYVGRTFIQPTQSMRESGIRMKLNPLKDVLTGKRVVMVDDSIVRGTTSRKIVKALRDAGATEVHMRISSPPVTHPCFYGIDTDNQDQLIAATKSVAQIKEQIGVDSLAYLSWEGMLEATGENTNHFCSACFTGDYPIGVPDALKRSKLMLEKV
- a CDS encoding aldo/keto reductase, which produces MKYNQLCDSDIRVSEICLGTMTYGYQNTKEEAHQLLDYAVSQGVNFIDTSETYPFPNPTKTQGMTEEYIGNWLINQPRDKLIIATKIAGVSPQLTWIRNGKNRIDKANVTEAIEGSLKRLKTDYIDLYQIHWPDRYVPLFGQPDYDPQWERETIPIAEQLEVFATLIKAGKIRYLGVSNETAWGVCEFCHIAKQLNLPKIVSIQNGFSLLNRLFHVNLAEACRLNHVGLLAYNPLAFGFLTGKYLTDIPQKSRLDLFKEIYSHYDQKSIMEATKLYVNLAHENGMTPAQLALAYVRSRWFVTSTIVGATKIEQLQENLESVNIELDEIILANIDQIHRAYPNPAA